From the Vitis vinifera mitochondrion, complete genome genome, one window contains:
- the rps19 gene encoding ribosomal protein S19 (chloroplast), with protein MTRSLKKNPFIAKHLLRKIAMLNTTWEKEIIVTWSRTSTIIPTMIGHTIAVHNGKEHFPIYITDRMVGHKLGEFSSTLNFRGHAKNDNRSRR; from the coding sequence GTGACACGTTCACTAAAAAAAAATCCTTTTATAGCAAAGCATTTATTAAGAAAAATTGCTATGCTTAACACAACGTGGGAAAAAGAAATAATAGTAACTTGGTCCCGGACATCTACCATTATACCCACAATGATCGGCCATACTATTGCTGTACATAATGGAAAGGAGCATTTTCCTATTTATATAACAGATCGTATGGTAGGCCACAAATTGGGAGAATTTTCATCTACTCTAAATTTCCGGGGACACGCAAAAAACGATAATAGATCTCGTCGTTAA